Proteins encoded by one window of Carcharodon carcharias isolate sCarCar2 chromosome 27 unlocalized genomic scaffold, sCarCar2.pri SUPER_27_unloc_2, whole genome shotgun sequence:
- the LOC121273885 gene encoding zinc finger protein 239-like codes for MEGKNIVHSGEKPYTCCVCGQSFSQSSGLSEHKRSHHREKPWKCADCGKGFYYPSELETHRRSHTGERPFTCSHCGKGFTQLSNQLIHQRVHTDKKPFKCPHCRKCYNSSSELMYHQRVHTDQRRFRCSQCGSRFRWSSDLTKHQRIHTGERPFICSECGKGFTQSSSLLTHQRVHTDERPFKCPDCGKGYKSSGNLMSHQRVHTDERPFRCSHCGAGFKHSSDLTVHQRTHTGERPFKCSDCGKGYKSSWNLMSHQRVHTDERPFRCSHCGTGFKHSSDLTKHQRTHSGERPAPSVERDSLSHPPC; via the coding sequence atggaaggaaaaaacattgttcacagtggggagaaaccgtacacatgttgtgtgtgtggacaaaGCTTCAGCCAATCGTCTGGCCTGTCAGAACATAAGCGCAGTCACCACAGGGAGAAACCGTGGAAGTGTgcggattgtgggaagggattctatTACCCATCagagctggaaactcatcgacgcagtcatactggggagaggccattcacctgctcccattgtgggaagggattcactcagttatccaaccagctgatacaccagcgagttcacactgacaaGAAACCTTTTAAATGTCCACACTGCAGGAAGTGCTATAACAGCTCCAGTGAACTGATgtaccatcaacgtgttcacacagACCAGAGACGATTCAGGTGCTCTCAGTGTGGGAGTAGGTTCAGGTGGTCATCTGACCTCACtaaacaccagcgaattcacactggggagagaccattcatctgctccgagtgtgggaagggattcactcagtcatccagcctgctgacacaccagcgagttcacactgatgagagaccttttaaatgtccagACTGTGGGAAGGGCTATAAAAGTTCCGGGAacctgatgtcccatcaacgtgttcacactgacgagagacctttcaggtgctctcactgtggggctGGTTTCAAGCATTCATCTGACCTGACTGTACAccagcgcactcacactggggagagaccttttaaatgttcaGACTGTGGGAAGGGCTATAAAAGTTCCTGGAACCTGATGTCCCATCagcgtgttcacactgacgagagaccgttcaggtgctctcactgcgggactggattCAAACATTCATCTGACCTCACTAAACACCAGCGCACTCACAGTGGAGAGagacctgctccaagtgtggaaagggattcactcagtcatccaccctgttga